The sequence CTTCCTATTAGTGTTGTTGTGGACTGATTCTCACCACAGCCCATTGCTCATAATCCATTCAATTCTAATACTGCAGCAATCTTCTTCTCTTCCATCACGAAATCAATGGCGGCATCACACCTTCACCGCAACTCTGTTCATTCACGCCAGCCACATCACTTGCAGCAACTACCGCTGTTTTTGagattcatcttcttccccaactATTTAttttatgaaaccctaaaaaacaGTTCAACCCCCAAAAATATATATACCAAAATCTGTTTTTTTCCCTTCAAATACAACCTGAATCTCTATCGAAATTGTCTCTGTTTagtttaaaaaccctaattaaacaGAGCAGTAATCGGAGTATTGATTTCATTATAGATAAGGAGATAAAGAAATAAGAAGAACGCGACTGTCGGAGAGAAGTGAAGGAAGAGGGGAATATAAGATTTACATGTTCTTACTCGATTTAGGTTTAGTGTGGGGGGTTTATGGTAATTTGACCCAGTTTTGGCTAGGTAAACGACCATTGACTCCATTATGCGGGCCTAAGAGGTGAAAGTAAACGGTAAGCGCATTTTAGAAAGTTTGAAAAAAACGGGAACACTAATTTTATGGATATAAAAAAACCCGCgatactttatcaaaattcccaatAAACTACTTGTGTTTGGATGGGTAGAAAAAACATAACGATGCCAAAACTCAAAGcagtaatgaatctaatgatgtaTCATGGTCATGTATTTATCCGTACAACAAATAGTCATACGACTGGAGCCGGTTGATTAATATATCTCGTGAAGAGCTTTTGTTCATTTCCCCCCACCCATTGTTAATGTTCTGCAACTAAACCCCTCCTAGTTCGACATCCACGGATCCTCCGTGGTAAAGAATTTCTCTTTTAGACTCGTTTTCAGTACCAGTGAGATAATATGGCTTACGCATCATTCAAACCCATCTCACTTCCTCCATCAACCAATACATTCAATCCAATCCCTCGTTCCCAAACCCTTCTTAGATGTTGTAATAatactaaaaccctaaaaatcacatCCGAACCCAAACCAGTCTTCGATTCTTTAAGAACTTTTGCACCAGCCACAGTAGCAAATTTAGGTCCAGGGTTTGATTTTCTTGGTTGTGCTGTTGACGGAATTGGTGATTATGTTACTCTATCAATTGATTCAAATGTACAACCAGGTGAAATTCAGATATCATCTATTAATGGTTGTTCAAAATTGAGTAAAAACCCATTGTGGAATTGTGCTGGAATTGCAGCAATTTCAGTCATGAAGATGCTAGGGATTAAATCTGTGGGTCTTTCTTTATCTCTTGAAAAGGGATTGCCTTTAGGTAGTGGTCTTGGTTCAAGTGCTGCTAGTGCCGCTGCTGCTGCAGTTGCAGTTAATGAAATTTTTGGGGGGaagttggatttttctgatcttgttTTAGCTGGGCTTGATTCAGAAGCTAAAATATCTGGTTATCATGCTGATAACATAGCACCAGCAATAATGGGTGGATTTGTTTTGGTTCAGAATTACAATCCGCTGAATCTAGTTAAACTGCCATTTCCCAGTGACAAAGATTTGTTTTTTGTGCTTGTTAATCCAGAATTTGAAGCTCCGACGAAGAAAATGAGGGCAGTATTGCCTGCTCATATTACATTGGAGGATCATACCTGGAATTCGAGTCAAGCTGGCGCATTGGTAGCTGGAATTATTCAAGGGAATTTGGAGATGTTGGGTTTAGCATTATCGTCTGATAAGATTGTTGAACCCAACCGAGCACCATTGATTCCTGGTATGGTTGCTGTGAAGAAAGCAGCTATTGATGCTGGTGCTTTTGGGTGTACTATTAGCGGGGCAGGACCGACTGCGGTTGCGATAACGGATAATGCAGAAAGCGGAGTGGAAATTGGAGTGAAAATGGTGGAAGCCTTTATGAAACAAGGGAATTTGAAGGCTTCAGCTGTGGTCAGTAGTCTTGATAGAGTTGGTGCTAGGGTTGTTAGTAGTATCACTAGATGATGGGTTTGAACAATTTTGTAATTGTGATCAATTTTTTGAATATTTGCAGCATTTTGCTAGCTAATTGGTATTTCACTATTGAGACTAGGGTTTTAATTTATGTTCTTAGTGTAGTTCAGGTTTATTGTCTCATTGAATTTAGAGCAATGTTAACCCTGTCTGGTACAGCTTTTGTGTGTTTTTGTTATAATAAAAAGCATCTACAAATTGAACTAACATTTCAACAGATCAAAATCTTCAAGTGTTTGCTATGCCTTAATTGTTGACAACTGCTTTCGTTGTCGACTTTTACCGGAGCTGTTCAAACTGTTCTTATGATCTATGCCTTAATTGTTGTCGGGAGATCCGTGGCGCTTGTGCATATAAAAGTGAGGAAGTAATTATGGATTATATTGACTGATTTTGAAGCTTTATCTACATGGTGGAGTGCCTTCGCCCGGTGTGGAGGATGTTCGAGGGTCTTAAAGGTTAAAACGTGGTTCTGAAGCCATTGCAGAATCATGTGAAACTAAAACCCAAGTGGAAACTAGAAAGCGAGGAGTAGTGGCAGTATTCCTTGCTCATCTGAAGAAGTGGATGCGTGCGGTACTGCTCATCTAGAGCTGAAGTGCCTTCTTCTAGAAACTTGGGTTTCAGAGTTGAAGCCAAGAGCTGAAGACATAGCAGTAAAAGCTGGGATATGCTTGCAACTCATACACCGCGGTACTCCTGTTTCAACTCTTTCGGCAATATTGACTTGGAAAGAACACTATAAGGAGTTCAGCTTATCGTGAGGATTATGATGACAGTTATCTATATTGTCTAAAAGCTATAGAAATTCAGCACGGGACATTCAACACTTTAAGAAACACTGGATCAAGGGTGAACCAGTAATTGTGCGGAACACTGGACTTTATAGCTGTTTTGAGATGGGAGCTAATGGTTATTGGCGTGCCTTCAGCAAGAGAAATCCTAACTCCGGAGGCCATTGATTGCCTGGATTGGCGTGAGGTTGGTTTCATTACTCTTAACGATCTTAAGTCTTTTGATTTAGAATATAATATTGCTAAAATTTTGAGAGATTGAAGCTTAAGGAAAGTAGATCTGTGAACAGTTCTATAAAGTTGTCAATCTTGAACATTCTACTTTTATATATGACGTAATAAGCTTACATATTGCATTTTGTGCGTGCAGGTAGAGATAAATATACACCAACTTTTCAAAGGCTGTTCAGAAGGTCGAAGTTACTTCATCTCATGGCCTGAGATGCTCAAACTGAGGGACTGGCCGCCATCTATTTTATTTGAGGAACCTTTGCCACTCCATGGTGCTGAATTCATTAGTTCCTTGGGTATCAGGGGTATACCAATCCGAAAAATGGATTCCTTACTCTAGCTACAAAATTGGCAGAGGGAGCTGTGAAGCCAGACTTGGGGCCAAAGGCATATATTGTGTATGGGAGATTGGGAATAGCAAAGAACTTCACTGTGACGTACTGGATGCGGTATGCTTATTTCTATTCAGTTTGCTCATTGCGACGCTTGTATTCATTCTTTGTCCTGTAACGGTGCATCTTAGTTCACACATATTAAGAAGAAATGTGTTGCTTTGTTTTTATTGCTCTCTGGTTGCACTACTGATATCTCTTGATGCGCCATCTTTCTATTGCAGAAGCTTTGTGCACAGGGATCAAGATGAAATAGAATGAATTCTCTCAAGCAAAGTAAGGTTGATGTTAAGCACTTGTCGCCAGATGGCAAGAAAAATCAGTTTCCTTC comes from Papaver somniferum cultivar HN1 chromosome 7, ASM357369v1, whole genome shotgun sequence and encodes:
- the LOC113299571 gene encoding homoserine kinase-like; amino-acid sequence: MAYASFKPISLPPSTNTFNPIPRSQTLLRCCNNTKTLKITSEPKPVFDSLRTFAPATVANLGPGFDFLGCAVDGIGDYVTLSIDSNVQPGEIQISSINGCSKLSKNPLWNCAGIAAISVMKMLGIKSVGLSLSLEKGLPLGSGLGSSAASAAAAAVAVNEIFGGKLDFSDLVLAGLDSEAKISGYHADNIAPAIMGGFVLVQNYNPLNLVKLPFPSDKDLFFVLVNPEFEAPTKKMRAVLPAHITLEDHTWNSSQAGALVAGIIQGNLEMLGLALSSDKIVEPNRAPLIPGMVAVKKAAIDAGAFGCTISGAGPTAVAITDNAESGVEIGVKMVEAFMKQGNLKASAVVSSLDRVGARVVSSITR